A window of Deltaproteobacteria bacterium contains these coding sequences:
- the nth gene encoding endonuclease III, whose amino-acid sequence MGYVGIIMNERTRILNVIEILEATYQDARIALKSTDPFQLLVSVILSAQCTDVRVNQVTPVLFGRFPDARSMSEAPIKELEELIRPTGFFRNKAKNIKAASRIIVGRFEGKIPRTMEEMVSIPGVGRKTANIVLYNAYGVNAGIAVDTHVKRLAKRLGMTREDNPVKIERDLMAIVPKKDWGKITYILIDHGRKICKARKPDCYKCPVQNICPSVGQFI is encoded by the coding sequence AGAGATACTTGAGGCCACATATCAGGATGCTCGTATAGCTCTCAAGTCCACAGACCCTTTTCAGTTGCTTGTATCAGTCATCCTTTCGGCCCAGTGCACTGATGTTAGAGTGAATCAGGTAACTCCTGTTCTATTCGGACGATTTCCTGATGCCAGGAGTATGTCTGAAGCCCCTATAAAAGAACTGGAGGAACTTATCAGACCTACAGGTTTTTTCAGGAATAAGGCCAAGAATATAAAAGCAGCTTCAAGGATTATTGTGGGACGTTTCGAGGGTAAGATTCCAAGGACCATGGAAGAAATGGTCTCTATCCCCGGCGTGGGGAGAAAGACAGCAAATATAGTACTATACAATGCCTATGGAGTGAATGCCGGAATAGCAGTGGATACCCATGTAAAGCGCCTTGCCAAACGCCTGGGCATGACCAGGGAAGACAATCCCGTTAAGATCGAACGCGACCTTATGGCAATAGTCCCCAAAAAAGACTGGGGTAAGATAACTTATATCCTGATCGATCACGGAAGAAAGATATGTAAGGCCAGAAAACCAGATTGTTATAAATGTCCTGTTCAGAATATCTGCCCATCGGTCGGGCAATTCATA